Proteins encoded in a region of the Mucilaginibacter sabulilitoris genome:
- a CDS encoding MFS transporter gives MKENYQIKNTAAMAGIIFVALALRPALVSLGPALVAIRNDFEMSHFAAGALISIPDLLMGLMALPTPWLMKKIGRDNLVFASLGLVAISTVARAYAPNIGFLLLYTAGVGTGIAIAGTILSGFVKANFPTRTAFVMGIYAASLSIGSTLSAFSTAPLLKVTGSWRIATGVWALPAVAGLVAWFIVKVKETKYVKSPIVFDTPKIPWKNGLAWRIAIFFACVNLIFYAMITWTASMFIENGLPGNIAGSILGFFTLIFTLSSFTIGGFSKSRDRRTLLIGSSQVTLVGFILMYFFTGAVAIVFVGIVAAGLGAAFTLAMTLPLDNTLDPDETNSWTAFVMTIGYLIAAAGPLLLGLIRDMTGDFKIPVLTLMGVSMGMILIGNSLKPRKLRFSDLYKRS, from the coding sequence ATGAAAGAAAATTATCAAATTAAAAATACGGCGGCAATGGCCGGAATTATATTTGTGGCACTTGCACTAAGGCCGGCGCTTGTCTCTCTCGGGCCGGCCCTTGTTGCAATTAGGAATGATTTCGAAATGTCTCATTTCGCTGCAGGGGCGCTGATATCAATTCCAGATCTTTTAATGGGACTGATGGCATTACCCACACCCTGGCTTATGAAAAAAATTGGCCGGGACAACCTGGTCTTTGCTTCACTAGGATTGGTTGCAATTTCCACGGTGGCAAGAGCCTATGCGCCAAATATTGGCTTCTTGCTATTGTATACCGCAGGGGTGGGTACGGGAATTGCAATTGCCGGAACCATACTGTCCGGTTTTGTCAAAGCAAATTTTCCCACAAGGACAGCGTTTGTAATGGGGATATATGCTGCCTCACTGTCAATAGGCAGTACACTTTCCGCATTTAGCACCGCTCCGCTCTTAAAAGTCACAGGCAGCTGGAGGATTGCCACCGGGGTATGGGCATTACCTGCAGTTGCGGGACTTGTAGCCTGGTTCATTGTAAAAGTGAAAGAAACTAAATACGTGAAATCACCTATAGTGTTCGACACACCAAAAATCCCTTGGAAAAACGGGCTCGCCTGGAGGATAGCGATATTCTTTGCTTGCGTAAACCTGATTTTTTATGCGATGATCACATGGACAGCGTCCATGTTCATTGAAAATGGCTTGCCGGGAAATATTGCGGGGAGTATTTTGGGATTTTTTACGCTGATCTTTACTTTATCCAGTTTCACCATCGGAGGGTTCAGTAAATCACGTGACCGCCGCACTTTGTTAATCGGAAGTTCACAAGTTACACTGGTCGGTTTTATTTTAATGTACTTTTTTACAGGAGCAGTAGCCATTGTATTTGTGGGTATTGTGGCCGCAGGTCTTGGCGCCGCATTTACGCTTGCTATGACACTCCCATTAGATAATACCTTGGATCCGGATGAAACGAATTCATGGACCGCATTTGTAATGACGATAGGATATCTGATTGCAGCGGCAGGCCCACTTTTATTGGGGTTAATACGAGACATGACCGGGGATTTTAAAATACCTGTGTTGACGCTTATGGGGGTTTCAATGGGAATGATTCTAATTGGTAATTCACTTAAACCCAGGAAACTCCGCTTTAGCGACCTTTACAAACGTTCGTGA
- a CDS encoding lantibiotic dehydratase, which yields MGIAFAPQLLLRLPAYPEIQYDQDLQCFLDDPFFRAAIFLASPVFYRSLKDCDFNTKKLTEKQRISLLKYVNRACFRPTPFGLFSSVSLLEWSNKDSIQFDAKQPFSVNISPDQSLLNLVTRILYSQITKIQRFEVNPTIYQSLKEYRFVRTEVDPEEKRQYRLQSTAYSGMLKNILKFSRQGRTCEEILAYISNFANTNKAESLDYFLFLLDAQVIVGQLRQNISGEDFLRLLTETGQVGPEWNFIFKLTGQRFNPVDKTAEYLQSIDHQVKLLQPALNAEKPAISVILERKLSADCIGYQIQSQIRDGLFALHCLSYTKAMPTMENFSKEFERHFGGQRLPLLSCFDPEQGINYQKPALESPNILLETLRVRHKETTDQNANWGSAHVYLMNRWIEAERNCRQNICLTKDGLQKLKNETQKFQTLGLSILFRRSGDKIYLESAGGTNACALLGRFTVASPEMAEAATNMAKDLEQRNLHLVFAELLHLTDPHHDNINRRKHIWSYEIPITAASTLPADQRIELRDLYVEVISGKVYLWSEALKKYVIPRLSSAYNHSLNKLPLFRFMVDLGYQYGDSDLTFDLSRFFPGLDHYPRVEYERCILSPATWVLREPDLLPLQGKDEMEALHAYRELAVEKNIPEVFLLTEADHQLRLYRDRGDDITLFLKFVRTRREIVLLEYLGNHDETSLVKDPAGRSFIAQYNTFVVPDEPIPFPVSIATNSKVPLTVRKFMPGTEWLYLKIYTPAQRMSKLLVNLWPFIRKNYHNGTIENWFFVRYEDHAPHLRLRLKTHPKNISDILVALNGLLGKQVEQHMIREYHLDTYHRELERYQAAGIALTEEFFWASSVFTIEHLQRGRNFFPPYLVAIRTVIAIAEMFISDRKVLADYFKDSYDALAAEFDGTKNRTELDLKYRELSGFIQQVFDDEAFDVRNQFGSAYKNLMIIAKQISEAVGEGDHNSYLNSILHLHMNRLFTDQQRKQEMVVYYMLYKFIKSEIARNKQGNH from the coding sequence ATGGGCATAGCCTTCGCACCCCAATTACTACTTCGGTTACCAGCTTATCCTGAGATACAATACGATCAGGACTTGCAATGTTTTTTGGACGATCCTTTTTTTCGGGCTGCCATTTTCCTGGCAAGTCCGGTTTTTTATAGGAGTTTAAAGGACTGCGATTTTAATACAAAAAAATTAACCGAAAAACAGCGAATTTCATTGCTGAAATATGTAAATCGGGCATGTTTCAGGCCCACCCCATTTGGACTGTTTTCTTCTGTTTCGCTGCTTGAATGGTCAAACAAAGATTCTATCCAGTTCGATGCTAAACAGCCGTTTTCTGTGAATATTTCCCCCGATCAAAGTTTACTGAATCTTGTTACCCGAATTCTTTACAGCCAAATAACTAAAATACAACGCTTTGAGGTCAACCCTACTATTTACCAATCCTTAAAAGAATACAGATTTGTTAGAACGGAAGTAGATCCGGAGGAAAAAAGGCAATACCGTCTGCAGTCGACAGCATATTCAGGAATGCTGAAAAATATTTTGAAGTTTTCGCGCCAGGGCCGCACATGTGAGGAAATTTTAGCCTACATATCAAATTTCGCCAATACCAATAAAGCCGAAAGTCTGGATTATTTTTTGTTTTTATTAGATGCGCAAGTCATAGTCGGACAATTAAGGCAAAATATAAGCGGCGAAGATTTTTTACGGCTATTAACTGAAACCGGACAGGTTGGCCCGGAATGGAATTTCATTTTTAAACTGACCGGGCAGCGATTTAATCCAGTAGATAAAACTGCCGAATATTTGCAAAGCATAGATCACCAAGTCAAATTATTACAACCGGCACTGAACGCTGAAAAGCCAGCGATCAGTGTGATCTTAGAGCGCAAATTGAGTGCCGATTGCATAGGTTATCAAATTCAAAGTCAGATTCGTGATGGTTTGTTTGCACTTCATTGCCTGAGTTATACTAAAGCAATGCCAACCATGGAAAACTTTTCCAAAGAATTCGAAAGACACTTTGGAGGGCAGCGATTACCATTATTATCTTGTTTTGATCCTGAACAAGGAATTAATTACCAGAAGCCCGCATTGGAAAGTCCCAATATTCTCCTGGAAACACTCCGGGTCAGGCACAAAGAAACTACTGACCAAAACGCGAACTGGGGTTCTGCGCATGTTTATTTGATGAACCGATGGATCGAAGCAGAAAGAAACTGCCGTCAAAATATTTGCTTAACTAAAGATGGTTTGCAAAAGTTAAAAAATGAAACCCAGAAGTTCCAGACTTTAGGCCTTTCAATTTTGTTCAGGCGGTCTGGTGATAAAATCTATCTTGAGAGCGCAGGCGGTACCAATGCGTGCGCATTACTCGGGCGTTTTACCGTGGCAAGCCCGGAGATGGCCGAAGCGGCAACCAATATGGCAAAAGACCTGGAGCAGCGGAACCTTCACCTGGTTTTTGCAGAGCTGCTACATCTAACTGACCCTCATCACGATAATATCAATAGACGTAAACACATTTGGTCCTATGAGATTCCAATAACCGCCGCATCCACTTTGCCGGCCGATCAACGGATTGAACTACGTGATTTGTATGTTGAAGTGATTAGCGGCAAGGTATATCTATGGTCTGAGGCTCTCAAGAAATATGTGATTCCAAGATTAAGCTCCGCCTATAACCATTCTCTGAATAAGTTGCCACTTTTCCGGTTTATGGTTGACCTTGGTTATCAATATGGTGATAGTGACCTTACATTTGATTTAAGTAGATTTTTCCCCGGGTTAGATCATTATCCGAGGGTTGAATATGAACGTTGCATTCTGAGTCCGGCTACCTGGGTACTTCGCGAGCCGGACCTATTACCCTTACAGGGTAAAGATGAAATGGAGGCACTTCACGCTTATAGAGAGCTGGCAGTTGAAAAAAATATTCCCGAAGTTTTCTTATTGACCGAAGCAGATCACCAGTTAAGATTATATCGTGACCGAGGTGATGATATAACCTTATTTTTAAAGTTCGTTCGTACACGCCGAGAGATAGTTCTATTGGAATACCTGGGTAACCATGACGAGACATCCCTGGTAAAAGATCCCGCCGGCCGAAGTTTTATTGCCCAATACAACACATTTGTGGTGCCGGATGAACCAATACCTTTTCCTGTTAGTATAGCCACTAATAGTAAAGTACCTTTAACCGTTCGAAAATTTATGCCCGGAACAGAATGGCTTTACCTGAAGATCTATACACCGGCCCAAAGGATGTCTAAACTGCTCGTTAACCTTTGGCCTTTCATTAGGAAAAATTATCATAACGGAACCATTGAAAATTGGTTTTTTGTCAGGTATGAGGACCATGCTCCTCATTTAAGGTTGCGTTTAAAAACGCATCCCAAAAACATCAGCGACATTTTGGTTGCGTTAAACGGGTTATTAGGTAAACAGGTGGAGCAACACATGATACGGGAGTATCACCTTGACACCTATCACCGGGAACTTGAAAGATACCAGGCGGCGGGAATTGCGCTGACAGAAGAATTTTTTTGGGCAAGTAGCGTGTTCACTATTGAACACCTACAAAGGGGTCGTAATTTCTTTCCGCCGTATTTGGTGGCAATCCGCACGGTTATAGCAATTGCAGAGATGTTTATTTCAGATCGTAAGGTTTTAGCTGATTACTTTAAGGATAGTTATGATGCACTGGCCGCAGAATTTGATGGGACGAAAAACAGAACTGAACTGGATTTAAAGTATCGTGAATTAAGTGGATTTATCCAACAGGTGTTCGATGACGAAGCGTTTGATGTTCGAAATCAATTTGGGTCGGCCTATAAGAACCTAATGATCATCGCAAAACAAATCAGCGAGGCTGTCGGTGAAGGGGATCATAATTCCTATTTGAATAGTATTCTCCACCTGCATATGAACAGGCTTTTTACTGATCAGCAACGTAAGCAGGAAATGGTCGTTTATTATATGCTGTATAAATTTATTAAAAGTGAAATTGCCAGAAATAAACAGGGTAATCATTGA
- a CDS encoding TetR/AcrR family transcriptional regulator, producing the protein MKRNQARECIIKTASLLFYKQGYSNTGINQIIDEAGIAKSTLYQHFRSKEDLLIAYLEETGVLTLKALKDAAQSGTTPLEKLVAIFDYLEKLVGMDEFYGCHFLNIVYEMPNREERAREQIRRQKNLVRNLLGTIIEPLNKPELADEIYTLFEGALIAHKVHGANWPIRSAKNAVLQLV; encoded by the coding sequence ATGAAGAGGAATCAAGCCCGAGAATGTATTATTAAAACAGCTTCCCTGTTATTTTATAAACAAGGTTACTCGAATACTGGAATCAACCAAATCATAGATGAGGCTGGTATTGCCAAATCCACCTTATATCAACATTTTCGTTCTAAAGAAGATCTTCTGATTGCGTACCTGGAAGAGACCGGGGTGTTGACGTTAAAAGCATTAAAAGATGCTGCTCAATCAGGTACCACTCCTCTTGAAAAGTTGGTTGCCATTTTCGACTACTTGGAGAAGCTTGTTGGGATGGATGAATTTTACGGCTGCCACTTCCTGAATATTGTGTATGAAATGCCTAATAGGGAAGAACGGGCAAGGGAGCAAATCCGCAGGCAGAAGAATTTAGTCAGAAACCTGTTGGGAACTATCATCGAACCCTTGAATAAGCCAGAGCTTGCAGATGAAATATACACCTTATTTGAAGGCGCTTTGATTGCACATAAGGTACATGGAGCCAACTGGCCGATTAGATCGGCAAAGAACGCAGTCTTACAATTAGTATAA
- a CDS encoding SDR family oxidoreductase, producing the protein MATRIAIITGASSGIGKATAIRLAKDFTGLVLVARREDELAETAKMLKLLGVEPLIIPIDLRLPSAGDTVIKKTLEMFGQLHTLVNIAGAVPQIHLFEMTDEQWNDGAEMKLHGARRLTIKAWSLLKESKGNVVFISGNSAEVPKPGFAAVATINAAICALAKAFAEEGILCGIQVNSVLPGAVMTDRRKKFLEKFAEANNLSMEEAKMKFLREAKIERYGEPQEIAELIAFLVSPRAQWMTGTALRIDGGEVKSI; encoded by the coding sequence ATGGCAACAAGAATTGCAATTATAACCGGCGCCAGCTCCGGGATAGGTAAAGCGACCGCAATCAGGTTAGCTAAGGATTTTACAGGTTTGGTGCTGGTTGCCAGACGGGAAGACGAATTGGCCGAAACGGCCAAAATGTTGAAATTGCTGGGCGTCGAACCTTTGATTATTCCGATAGATCTCAGGCTACCGTCTGCAGGTGATACGGTGATCAAAAAAACGTTGGAAATGTTCGGGCAGCTACATACGCTGGTCAATATAGCGGGTGCTGTTCCGCAGATCCACCTGTTTGAAATGACTGACGAACAGTGGAACGATGGTGCGGAAATGAAACTGCATGGTGCCCGTCGATTAACGATCAAGGCATGGTCGCTACTGAAAGAGTCGAAAGGAAATGTTGTGTTTATTTCCGGAAATTCTGCCGAAGTCCCGAAGCCGGGTTTTGCAGCTGTCGCGACCATTAACGCTGCCATTTGTGCATTGGCTAAAGCTTTTGCTGAGGAGGGAATTCTATGTGGGATACAAGTAAACAGTGTACTGCCAGGTGCTGTAATGACGGACCGAAGAAAGAAATTTCTTGAAAAGTTTGCTGAGGCCAATAACCTATCCATGGAAGAAGCAAAGATGAAATTTCTGAGAGAGGCAAAGATTGAAAGGTATGGTGAACCGCAGGAAATTGCCGAACTGATCGCTTTTTTGGTCTCGCCGAGAGCGCAATGGATGACAGGAACTGCCCTAAGGATAGATGGCGGTGAAGTAAAGAGTATATAG
- a CDS encoding alpha/beta fold hydrolase, with protein MKANKLKYLYANVDGLKIFYREGGSKNKPHMILLNGVPNASGAFQDLMNVLKEDFYLVAPDFPGFGYSDAPSPAEFEYSFDHISKVIERFITVVGLHEPSVYALGYGGPVAFRIAVRKPDLFKTYIFQNSNAYEEGLGPAMQGAAPFLTNRNSETTELVKPLLAMEGLQLFFTAGAKDSSLINPDHIEQAFYLLNRPGQAEIQLDLLYNYGSNLEEYPVWQQFLVQRQPNILLVWGKNDPFFPLPAAEAIQRAVPSAELYVYDTSHLALEEHFDDIAGRIKEYFNKHE; from the coding sequence ATGAAAGCAAATAAATTAAAATATCTGTACGCCAACGTAGATGGCCTGAAGATTTTTTATCGGGAAGGCGGTAGCAAAAATAAACCACATATGATTTTGCTAAACGGTGTGCCTAATGCCTCCGGTGCCTTTCAGGACTTGATGAATGTTCTGAAAGAGGATTTCTACCTGGTGGCACCCGACTTCCCAGGATTTGGCTATAGTGACGCGCCGTCACCAGCGGAGTTCGAATATAGTTTTGACCATATATCGAAGGTAATTGAGCGATTTATTACAGTCGTTGGCTTACATGAACCGAGTGTTTATGCTCTTGGGTATGGTGGGCCGGTAGCTTTTAGGATTGCTGTACGTAAACCCGACTTATTCAAGACATATATTTTTCAGAACTCGAATGCTTATGAGGAAGGGCTGGGTCCGGCAATGCAGGGGGCAGCGCCATTTTTGACAAACCGAAATTCGGAAACAACCGAATTGGTTAAGCCCCTGTTAGCCATGGAGGGTTTACAGCTTTTTTTTACTGCGGGAGCAAAAGATTCATCTCTCATTAATCCTGACCATATCGAACAAGCCTTTTATCTTTTGAACCGGCCCGGCCAGGCGGAAATTCAACTGGATCTTCTTTATAATTACGGAAGCAATCTTGAGGAATATCCCGTTTGGCAACAGTTTCTGGTTCAAAGGCAGCCAAATATATTGTTGGTATGGGGTAAGAATGATCCATTTTTTCCATTGCCTGCAGCAGAGGCGATTCAAAGGGCCGTACCTTCAGCAGAGCTTTATGTATATGATACGAGCCATCTCGCACTTGAAGAACATTTTGATGACATTGCTGGCAGGATCAAAGAATACTTTAATAAACATGAATAA
- a CDS encoding TetR/AcrR family transcriptional regulator, whose translation MRNERKNGVRQAIVDTASRLFYKQGYVNTGINQIIAESGVVKSTLYTAFRTKEDILMEYLVQSGAATDAALKLAAEKGKDDKGKVLAVFDYLIDLVQEKEFYGCNFLNLISEIPTDAERVIKQIQKQKNGVRKLFASLLEPMGKEELADEIYILFEGALIANKVHNKVWPVDAAKKIAAKLIS comes from the coding sequence ATGCGCAATGAGAGAAAAAATGGTGTTAGACAGGCCATTGTAGATACGGCTTCCCGGCTGTTCTATAAACAGGGTTATGTAAACACCGGGATCAACCAGATCATAGCTGAATCGGGAGTAGTAAAATCGACACTATACACTGCTTTTCGTACGAAAGAAGACATCTTAATGGAATATTTAGTGCAATCAGGAGCAGCAACTGACGCAGCTCTTAAATTAGCTGCTGAAAAAGGGAAAGATGACAAAGGAAAAGTATTGGCTGTGTTTGATTATTTGATTGATTTAGTACAGGAAAAGGAGTTTTACGGTTGCAATTTTCTGAACCTGATATCTGAAATCCCAACGGATGCTGAGCGGGTAATTAAACAGATTCAGAAACAAAAGAATGGTGTCCGAAAACTCTTTGCCAGTCTATTGGAGCCAATGGGCAAAGAAGAACTTGCTGACGAAATCTACATTTTATTCGAGGGGGCTCTCATCGCAAATAAAGTGCACAACAAAGTTTGGCCCGTTGATGCAGCTAAGAAAATTGCAGCTAAACTGATTTCTTAA
- a CDS encoding sensor histidine kinase has protein sequence MLHAETSNDLMRQIIRTKKAFILRHIMVWAIFITYELSLIELTVGLNASLVHYAFFYLLNIGLFYFNAHVILDFAFFQTSKSILVAAIFIAIEIVFYLLIKLQCENFWNGESWLSLSFTLSHGKLWLSNIFREIFFIGFSTAYWSMLYMIRFKERNHAIEKEQLLQKSQTLELENKYITAENAYLQNQISPHLLFNSLSFIYNAIHQVSPKAGNCVMLLADIMRYSLINSEDNRTVPLLDEVAQIEKLIELSGLRHEHKIFISFQKKGRLKGIHILPLILITLVENMIKHGGVGDVTKPGKILLDSQENFLTFKTINEKRTSTLYTRTGIGLKNIEKRLANFYPGKYTLEIKDETEDFIVSISINL, from the coding sequence TTGCTACATGCAGAAACTTCAAATGACCTGATGAGACAAATAATAAGGACAAAAAAGGCATTCATTCTCAGACATATAATGGTTTGGGCCATCTTTATAACATACGAGCTTTCTCTTATAGAGCTAACGGTTGGCCTTAATGCCTCATTAGTACACTATGCATTTTTTTATCTGCTGAATATTGGGCTTTTTTACTTTAATGCACATGTGATATTGGATTTTGCGTTTTTCCAGACCTCAAAATCGATTTTGGTCGCAGCTATATTCATAGCAATAGAAATTGTCTTTTATCTGCTCATAAAGCTGCAATGTGAAAACTTTTGGAATGGCGAAAGCTGGCTAAGTTTATCGTTCACGTTATCTCATGGGAAACTATGGTTAAGTAATATTTTTAGAGAAATATTTTTCATCGGGTTCAGCACGGCCTACTGGTCGATGTTATATATGATAAGGTTTAAGGAACGCAACCATGCGATAGAAAAGGAACAATTACTTCAGAAGTCTCAAACACTTGAACTAGAAAACAAATACATCACCGCGGAAAACGCTTATTTACAAAATCAAATCAGTCCACATTTACTCTTTAATTCCCTTTCATTTATCTACAACGCTATTCATCAGGTCTCCCCCAAGGCAGGAAACTGCGTAATGCTGCTTGCGGATATCATGCGCTATTCGCTGATCAATTCGGAGGACAACCGCACGGTGCCGCTTTTAGACGAGGTTGCGCAGATTGAGAAACTCATTGAGCTCAGTGGACTCCGCCACGAACACAAAATATTTATCAGCTTTCAAAAAAAAGGGAGATTAAAAGGCATTCACATTCTGCCTTTAATCCTTATCACCCTGGTCGAAAATATGATCAAGCATGGTGGTGTTGGCGACGTCACCAAACCGGGAAAGATCCTGCTTGACAGCCAGGAAAATTTTTTGACATTTAAAACCATTAATGAAAAACGTACCAGTACGCTCTATACACGAACCGGAATCGGCCTGAAAAATATAGAAAAAAGGCTCGCGAACTTTTATCCGGGTAAATACACCTTGGAAATTAAAGATGAAACCGAAGATTTTATCGTCTCTATAAGCATAAACTTATGA
- the egtD gene encoding L-histidine N(alpha)-methyltransferase, whose product MLAIKQKRPRIIKTETPVIRDVAFYQDVVNGLTSEPKQLQSKYFYDKEGDRLFQQIMNCSEYYPFQCELEIFSQQTEMLANVIAKAGATADLIELGAGDCTKTRYLLAELVKMDTDFTYLPIDISENIIDFLNAQLPLDIPGLKVNGITGDYLQMLGRAADHSDNKKVVLFLGSNIGNMSPGEAAEFCMNLRQHLKPGDLVIIGVDLKKKPATILAAYNDKAGITKEFNLNLLRRINRELGANFEITQFEHYPVYDPDTGGCKSYLISLKKQQVMIPCVDGSTWINFEENEPMFMEISQKYSIKEIEELGRNAQFRPVANFFDNKGWFMDTVWEAV is encoded by the coding sequence ATGCTTGCTATTAAACAAAAGAGACCAAGAATTATAAAAACCGAGACGCCGGTTATAAGAGATGTGGCGTTTTATCAGGATGTGGTCAATGGTTTGACATCGGAACCCAAACAACTACAATCAAAGTATTTTTACGATAAAGAAGGCGACCGGCTTTTTCAGCAGATAATGAACTGCAGCGAATATTACCCTTTCCAATGCGAACTGGAGATCTTTAGCCAGCAAACAGAAATGTTAGCCAATGTGATCGCTAAGGCTGGAGCAACCGCAGATTTGATAGAACTAGGAGCAGGTGATTGCACCAAGACAAGGTACCTGTTAGCAGAATTGGTCAAAATGGATACTGATTTTACCTATCTTCCAATCGATATTTCTGAAAATATAATTGATTTTCTCAATGCTCAGCTGCCGTTGGATATCCCTGGACTCAAGGTAAATGGGATAACGGGTGATTATTTACAAATGCTCGGCCGGGCAGCGGATCATTCCGACAATAAAAAAGTGGTTTTATTCCTCGGATCCAATATAGGGAATATGTCCCCGGGTGAAGCCGCGGAATTCTGTATGAATCTCAGACAGCACCTAAAGCCCGGTGACCTGGTCATCATTGGCGTCGACCTAAAGAAAAAACCCGCCACAATTTTGGCAGCATATAACGATAAAGCCGGAATTACTAAAGAATTTAATCTTAACCTTCTCCGGCGGATAAATAGGGAACTAGGTGCAAATTTTGAAATCACTCAATTTGAACATTATCCTGTTTATGATCCTGATACCGGTGGCTGTAAGAGTTACCTGATTTCGTTAAAAAAGCAACAGGTAATGATACCCTGTGTAGACGGATCCACGTGGATCAATTTCGAGGAAAATGAACCGATGTTCATGGAGATATCTCAAAAATATTCAATTAAAGAAATCGAAGAGTTAGGCCGGAATGCCCAGTTTCGACCCGTTGCAAACTTCTTTGACAATAAAGGATGGTTTATGGATACTGTTTGGGAAGCGGTTTAA
- a CDS encoding LytR/AlgR family response regulator transcription factor produces the protein MIFTCYIVEDDPDSLELIKGYIEQTPILKLIGASINPLEALDVLTGVTAPDLTFLDIDMRPLTGLELAGMVNLYTSVIFTTAFPEYALQAFDNEAFDFLLKPINYERFLKSIQRAKRKIKRKAVDNASNEGFFTIKSEIKGRMIKVRFDEVIYIEGAVNYIQIFTTEGKHMTYLTMREIERHLPSDIFARIHRSFIINVSFVKIIERAQVRMQSGESLIMGDHYKQKFLNLMDQHLVKSKRGGQ, from the coding sequence ATGATCTTTACCTGCTACATTGTTGAAGATGACCCTGATTCCTTAGAGTTGATAAAGGGGTATATCGAACAAACACCCATCCTCAAGTTAATCGGGGCATCTATAAATCCACTGGAAGCGTTGGATGTGTTAACCGGCGTAACAGCGCCTGACCTTACCTTTCTCGATATTGATATGAGGCCGCTTACGGGATTGGAATTGGCGGGAATGGTTAATTTGTACACATCAGTAATTTTCACTACGGCTTTCCCGGAATATGCATTACAAGCATTTGACAATGAGGCGTTTGATTTCCTGCTAAAGCCAATAAATTATGAGCGCTTTTTAAAAAGCATTCAACGTGCTAAACGTAAAATCAAGAGAAAAGCTGTTGACAATGCGTCAAATGAGGGTTTCTTTACGATTAAAAGTGAGATCAAAGGTCGGATGATAAAAGTCCGTTTTGATGAAGTTATTTATATTGAAGGGGCGGTAAACTACATTCAGATATTTACCACAGAAGGAAAGCACATGACTTATCTAACGATGCGGGAGATTGAGCGTCATTTACCATCTGATATTTTCGCCCGAATTCATCGCTCTTTTATCATTAATGTCAGCTTTGTTAAGATAATAGAACGTGCCCAGGTAAGGATGCAAAGCGGAGAATCCCTGATAATGGGTGATCATTATAAACAAAAGTTTCTTAATTTGATGGATCAACATCTGGTAAAATCGAAAAGGGGAGGTCAATGA
- a CDS encoding alpha/beta fold hydrolase produces the protein MKSQTVKHLKTKVLNLNIFYRESGAKDAPVILLLHGYPTSSHMYRNLIPLLSDRFRVIAPDLPGFGYSDAPKNTEFNYTFDNLAQYMQAFIDQLGIKRFAMQVFDYGAPVGYRLALANPEKITGIISQNGNAYEEGLSDGWNPIQKYWADPSEQNRNNLRAMTTLETTKWQYLTGVGDETLVAPESFTLDQYFLEREGSVEIQLDLFKDYASNVAMYPAFHQYFKKYQPPFLAVWGDKDPFFLPPGAEAFKRDLPDATVKFYDTGHFALETHVNEIGEEILTFLNKLPA, from the coding sequence ATGAAATCTCAAACAGTCAAACATCTTAAAACCAAAGTCCTGAATCTTAACATTTTTTACCGTGAATCAGGAGCAAAGGATGCGCCTGTTATCCTGCTGTTGCACGGATATCCTACATCATCACATATGTACCGCAACCTGATTCCGTTATTAAGTGATCGGTTTCGCGTGATTGCTCCGGATCTTCCCGGCTTCGGTTATTCAGATGCGCCCAAAAACACTGAATTTAATTACACATTTGATAATCTGGCGCAGTACATGCAGGCTTTTATTGACCAGCTAGGCATTAAACGGTTTGCCATGCAGGTATTTGATTACGGTGCACCTGTAGGTTATCGCCTGGCACTAGCCAATCCGGAAAAAATAACAGGCATTATTTCACAAAATGGCAATGCCTATGAAGAGGGCTTAAGTGACGGATGGAACCCGATCCAAAAATATTGGGCAGATCCCAGTGAGCAAAACCGCAATAACCTTCGTGCAATGACCACTTTGGAAACCACTAAATGGCAATATTTGACGGGCGTTGGTGATGAAACATTGGTTGCACCCGAGTCTTTTACACTTGACCAATATTTTCTTGAACGGGAAGGCAGCGTCGAGATCCAATTGGATCTTTTTAAAGATTATGCCAGCAACGTGGCCATGTACCCTGCATTCCATCAATATTTTAAAAAGTATCAGCCCCCATTTTTAGCGGTGTGGGGTGATAAGGATCCTTTCTTTTTACCGCCCGGTGCCGAGGCGTTCAAGAGAGACCTGCCTGATGCAACAGTAAAATTTTATGATACAGGCCACTTCGCATTGGAAACCCATGTTAATGAAATTGGGGAAGAAATTTTGACCTTCCTCAACAAACTGCCAGCATGA